The following proteins are encoded in a genomic region of Oncorhynchus kisutch isolate 150728-3 linkage group LG4, Okis_V2, whole genome shotgun sequence:
- the LOC109889693 gene encoding tyrosine-protein kinase CSK-like, producing MSEPQTPTWPQGTECVAKYNFKGTTEQDLPFNKGDVLTIIVVTKDPNWYKAKNTAGQEGTIPANYVQKREGVKQGGKLSLMPWFHGKITREQAECLLIPPEMGLYLVRESTNYPGDYTLCVSCDGKVEHYRIVYKEGKLSIDEEAFFENLMQLVEHYTKDADGLCTKLIKPKLEEGTVAAQDEFSRSGWALNRKEINIHQSIGKGEFGDVKVGDYRGTKVAVKCIKHDATAQAFIAEASVMTQLRHNNLVQLLGVIVEEKGSLFIVTEYMAKGSLVDYLRSRGRTVLGGDSLLKFSVDVCEAMEYLEANNFVHRDLAARNVLVSDDNIAKVSDFGLTKEASSNQDTAKLPIKWTSPEALREKKFSTKSDVWSYGILLWEIYSFGRVPYPRIPLKDVVPRVEKGYKMDAPDGCPEVVYEVMKQCWTLDPLVRPCFRVLREKLQHILAKELYL from the exons GACCCGAACTGGTACAAAGCCAAGAACACAGCAGGTCAAGAAGGCACCATCCCAGCTAACTATGTCCAGAAGAGGGAAGGGGTGAAGCAAGGGGGCAAGCTGAGTCTAATGCC ATGGTTCCATGGTAAGATAACTAGGGAGCAGGCTGAGTGTCTCCTGATCCCCCCAGAGATGGGTCTGTACCTTGTGAGGGAGAGCACCAACTACCCTGGGGACTATACTCTGTGTGTGAGTTGCGACGGCAAGGTGGAGCACTACCGCATTGTCTACAAGGAGGGAAAGCTCAGCATCGACGAGGAGGCGTTCTTCGAGAACCTCATGCAGCTTGTTGag caCTATACCAAAGATGCAGATGGTCTCTGCACCAAACTGATCAAGCCGAAGCTGGAGGAGGGTACTGTGGCAGCCCAGGATGAGTTCTCCAGGAGCGGCTGGGCTCTCAACAGGAAGGAAATCAATATCCACCAGTCCATTGGGAAAGGAGAGTTTGGAG ATGTAAAGGTGGGAGACTACAGAGGGACCAAAGTAGCGGTGAAGTGTATCAAACACGATGCTACAGCACAGGCCTTCATCGCTGAAGCTTCAGTCATGAC GCAACTGAGACACAATAACCTGGTCCAGTTGCTAGGTGTCATCGTTGAGGAGAAGGGAAGCCTGTTTATCGTCACTGAGTACATGGCCAAG GGCAGTCTAGTGGACTACCTACGCTCCAGAGGTCGGACAGTGCTGGGTGGGGATTCCCTACTCAAGTTCTCAGT TGACGTGTGTGAGGCCATGGAGTATCTGGAGGCCAATAACTTTGTTCACAGAGACCTGGCAGCCCGTAATGTTCTGGTGTCAGATGATAACATCGCCAAGGTCAGCGACTTCGGCCTGACCAAGGAGGCTTCCTCTAATCAGGACACAGCCAAACTGCCCATTAAGTGGACCTCACCAGAGGCCCTAAGGGAAAAG AAATTCTCCACCAAGTCAGACGTGTGGAGCTATGGGATCTTGCTGTGGGAGATCTACTCCTTTGGACGAGTGCCTTACCCCAGAATT CCTCTAAAGGATGTGGTACCACGCGTGGAGAAGGGCTACAAGATGGATGCCCCAGACGGTTGTCCTGAGGTGGTGTATGAAGTCATGAAGCAGTGCTGGACCCTGGATCCCCTGGTGCGGCCATGCTTTAGAGTCCTCAGGGAGAAACTGCAGCATATCCTAGCCAAGGAGCTCTACCTGTGA
- the mapda gene encoding N6-Methyl-AMP deaminase isoform X2 has protein sequence MEEADLFYRQLPKVELHAHLNGSVSFSTIEKLVARKPHLNIEHGMTAIRSGQRRTLDECFQVLKVIHQLVDTEEDILMVAKDVIREFAADGVKYLELRSTPRKEKTTGMTKRRYVETVIEAIRQCKNEGVDIEVRFLVAVDRRNGAEVAMETVKLAEDFMLSTGGLVVGLDLSGDPTVGHGRDLLPALQKAKNCGLKLSLHLSEVPSQADESELLLNIPPDRIGHGTFLHPEVGGSQSLVDKVRKHNTPLELCLTSNVKGQTVSSYSQHHFLYWYQMGHPSVICTDDKGVFCTDLSQEYQLAASTFNLSQEDMWTLSQKAIDCTFAPDLQQQLHQKWLELRPTLFQL, from the exons ATGGAGGAGGCTGATTTATTCTACCGACAGCTGCCAAAAGTG GAGCTTCATGCCCATCTCAATGGCTCTGTCAGCTTTTCAACCATCGAGAAACTCGTGGCTCGAAAGCCACATCTCAACATCGAACACGGCATGACTGCTATTCGCAGTGGTCAGCGGAGGACACTGGATGA gtgtttcCAGGTCTTAAAAGTCATCCATCAGTTAGTAGATACAGAGGAGGACATTCTTATG GTTGCCAAAGATGTCATCAGGGAGTTTGCAGCTGATGGAGTAAAATATCTAGAACTGAGAAGTACCCCACGAAAGGAGAAGACCACAG GAATGACAAAGAGAAGGTATGTGGAAACAGTCATCGAGGCCATCCGTCAATGTAAAAATGAGGGAGTTGACATTGAAGTCAG GTTCCTGGTAGCTGTTGACCGTAGGAATGGGGCTGAGGTTGCTATGGAGACCGTTAAACTGGCAGAGGACTTCATGCTGTCTACTGGTGGTCTGGTGGTGGGGCTGGACCTCAGTGGAGATCCTACG GTGGGCCATGGCAGAGATCTCCTTCCCGCCTTGCAAAAAGCCAAGAACTGTGGACTAAAACTCTCTCTACACCTGTCAGAG GTGCCATCTCAGGCAGACGAATCAGAGCTGCTGCTAAACATTCCACCTGACAGGATTGGTCATGGGACTTTCTTACACCCTGAAGTGGGCGGGTCACAAAGCCTGGTTGATAAAGTGCGGAAGCATAACACACCTCTGG AACTATGCCTAACCTCTAATGTCAAAGGTCAGACAGTGTCATCCTATTCTCAACATCACTTCCTGTACTGGTACCAAATGGGACACCCTAGTGTGATCTGT ACAGACGACAAGGGGGTGTTCTGCACAGACCTGTCTCAGGAGTACCAGTTGGCCGCCTCTACCTTCAACCTCAGTCAGGAGGACATGTGGACTCTGTCCCAGAAAGCGATAGACTGCACCTTCGCCCCAGACCTACAGCAGCAGCTACACCAGAAGTGGCTGGAGCTACGGCCAACGCTGTTCCAGTTATGA
- the mapda gene encoding N6-Methyl-AMP deaminase isoform X1, whose amino-acid sequence MMSSKEALSLVGLEIHPQELHAHLNGSVSFSTIEKLVARKPHLNIEHGMTAIRSGQRRTLDECFQVLKVIHQLVDTEEDILMVAKDVIREFAADGVKYLELRSTPRKEKTTGMTKRRYVETVIEAIRQCKNEGVDIEVRFLVAVDRRNGAEVAMETVKLAEDFMLSTGGLVVGLDLSGDPTVGHGRDLLPALQKAKNCGLKLSLHLSEVPSQADESELLLNIPPDRIGHGTFLHPEVGGSQSLVDKVRKHNTPLELCLTSNVKGQTVSSYSQHHFLYWYQMGHPSVICTDDKGVFCTDLSQEYQLAASTFNLSQEDMWTLSQKAIDCTFAPDLQQQLHQKWLELRPTLFQL is encoded by the exons atgatgtcaagcaaagaggcactgagtttggtaggccttgaaatacatccacag GAGCTTCATGCCCATCTCAATGGCTCTGTCAGCTTTTCAACCATCGAGAAACTCGTGGCTCGAAAGCCACATCTCAACATCGAACACGGCATGACTGCTATTCGCAGTGGTCAGCGGAGGACACTGGATGA gtgtttcCAGGTCTTAAAAGTCATCCATCAGTTAGTAGATACAGAGGAGGACATTCTTATG GTTGCCAAAGATGTCATCAGGGAGTTTGCAGCTGATGGAGTAAAATATCTAGAACTGAGAAGTACCCCACGAAAGGAGAAGACCACAG GAATGACAAAGAGAAGGTATGTGGAAACAGTCATCGAGGCCATCCGTCAATGTAAAAATGAGGGAGTTGACATTGAAGTCAG GTTCCTGGTAGCTGTTGACCGTAGGAATGGGGCTGAGGTTGCTATGGAGACCGTTAAACTGGCAGAGGACTTCATGCTGTCTACTGGTGGTCTGGTGGTGGGGCTGGACCTCAGTGGAGATCCTACG GTGGGCCATGGCAGAGATCTCCTTCCCGCCTTGCAAAAAGCCAAGAACTGTGGACTAAAACTCTCTCTACACCTGTCAGAG GTGCCATCTCAGGCAGACGAATCAGAGCTGCTGCTAAACATTCCACCTGACAGGATTGGTCATGGGACTTTCTTACACCCTGAAGTGGGCGGGTCACAAAGCCTGGTTGATAAAGTGCGGAAGCATAACACACCTCTGG AACTATGCCTAACCTCTAATGTCAAAGGTCAGACAGTGTCATCCTATTCTCAACATCACTTCCTGTACTGGTACCAAATGGGACACCCTAGTGTGATCTGT ACAGACGACAAGGGGGTGTTCTGCACAGACCTGTCTCAGGAGTACCAGTTGGCCGCCTCTACCTTCAACCTCAGTCAGGAGGACATGTGGACTCTGTCCCAGAAAGCGATAGACTGCACCTTCGCCCCAGACCTACAGCAGCAGCTACACCAGAAGTGGCTGGAGCTACGGCCAACGCTGTTCCAGTTATGA
- the mapda gene encoding N6-Methyl-AMP deaminase isoform X3 produces the protein MMSSKEALSLELHAHLNGSVSFSTIEKLVARKPHLNIEHGMTAIRSGQRRTLDECFQVLKVIHQLVDTEEDILMVAKDVIREFAADGVKYLELRSTPRKEKTTGMTKRRYVETVIEAIRQCKNEGVDIEVRFLVAVDRRNGAEVAMETVKLAEDFMLSTGGLVVGLDLSGDPTVGHGRDLLPALQKAKNCGLKLSLHLSEVPSQADESELLLNIPPDRIGHGTFLHPEVGGSQSLVDKVRKHNTPLELCLTSNVKGQTVSSYSQHHFLYWYQMGHPSVICTDDKGVFCTDLSQEYQLAASTFNLSQEDMWTLSQKAIDCTFAPDLQQQLHQKWLELRPTLFQL, from the exons atgatgtcaagcaaagaggcactgagtttg GAGCTTCATGCCCATCTCAATGGCTCTGTCAGCTTTTCAACCATCGAGAAACTCGTGGCTCGAAAGCCACATCTCAACATCGAACACGGCATGACTGCTATTCGCAGTGGTCAGCGGAGGACACTGGATGA gtgtttcCAGGTCTTAAAAGTCATCCATCAGTTAGTAGATACAGAGGAGGACATTCTTATG GTTGCCAAAGATGTCATCAGGGAGTTTGCAGCTGATGGAGTAAAATATCTAGAACTGAGAAGTACCCCACGAAAGGAGAAGACCACAG GAATGACAAAGAGAAGGTATGTGGAAACAGTCATCGAGGCCATCCGTCAATGTAAAAATGAGGGAGTTGACATTGAAGTCAG GTTCCTGGTAGCTGTTGACCGTAGGAATGGGGCTGAGGTTGCTATGGAGACCGTTAAACTGGCAGAGGACTTCATGCTGTCTACTGGTGGTCTGGTGGTGGGGCTGGACCTCAGTGGAGATCCTACG GTGGGCCATGGCAGAGATCTCCTTCCCGCCTTGCAAAAAGCCAAGAACTGTGGACTAAAACTCTCTCTACACCTGTCAGAG GTGCCATCTCAGGCAGACGAATCAGAGCTGCTGCTAAACATTCCACCTGACAGGATTGGTCATGGGACTTTCTTACACCCTGAAGTGGGCGGGTCACAAAGCCTGGTTGATAAAGTGCGGAAGCATAACACACCTCTGG AACTATGCCTAACCTCTAATGTCAAAGGTCAGACAGTGTCATCCTATTCTCAACATCACTTCCTGTACTGGTACCAAATGGGACACCCTAGTGTGATCTGT ACAGACGACAAGGGGGTGTTCTGCACAGACCTGTCTCAGGAGTACCAGTTGGCCGCCTCTACCTTCAACCTCAGTCAGGAGGACATGTGGACTCTGTCCCAGAAAGCGATAGACTGCACCTTCGCCCCAGACCTACAGCAGCAGCTACACCAGAAGTGGCTGGAGCTACGGCCAACGCTGTTCCAGTTATGA